A genomic stretch from Bos javanicus breed banteng chromosome 3, ARS-OSU_banteng_1.0, whole genome shotgun sequence includes:
- the PSMD4 gene encoding 26S proteasome non-ATPase regulatory subunit 4 isoform X1: protein MVLESTMVCVDNSEYMRNGDFLPTRLQAQQDAVNIVCHSKTRSNPENNVGLITLANDCEVLTTLTPDTGRILSKLHTVQPKGKITFCTGIRVAHLALKHRQGKNHKMRIIAFVGSPVEDNEKDLVKLAKRLKKEKVNVDIINFGEEEVNTEKLTAFVNTLNGKDGTGSHLVTVPPGPSLADALISSPILAGEGGAMLGLGASDFEFGVDPSADPELALALRVSMEEQRQRQEEEARRAAAASAAEAGIATAGTEGERDSDDALLKMTISQQEFGRTGLPDLSSMTEEEQIAYAMQMSLQGAEFGQAESADMDASSAMDTSEPTKEEDDYDVMQDPEFLQSVLENLPGVDPNNEAIRNAMGSLASQATKDGKKDKKEEDKK, encoded by the exons CGTGGACAACAGTGAGTACATGCGGAATGGGGACTTCTTACCCACCCGGCTGCAGGCCCAGCAGGATGCTGTCAATATAGTCTGTCACTCCAAGACCCGCAGCAACCCTGAGAACAACGTGGGCCTCATCACACTGGCCAA TGACTGTGAAGTGCTGACCACACTCACCCCAGACACTGGCCGCATCCTGTCTAAGCTTCACACTGTCCAGCCCAAGGGCAAGATCACCTTCTGCACTGGCATCCGCGTGGCCCAT CTGGCCTTGAAGCACCGGCAGGGCAAGAATCACAAGATGCGAATCATTGCCTTTGTGGGAAGCCCTGTGGAGGACAATGAGAAGGAT CTGGTGAAACTGGCTAAACGCCTCAAGAAGGAGAAAGTAAATGTTGACATTATCAATTTTGGGGAAGAG GAGGTAAACACAGAAAAGCTGACCGCTTTTGTAAACACATTGAATGGCAAAGATGGAACCGGTTCTCACCTGGTGACAGTGCCTCCTGGGCCCAGCTTGGCTGATGCCCTCATCAGCTCGCCCATTCTGGCTGGGGAAGGTGGTGCCATGCTGGGTCTTGGTGCCAGTGACTTTGAATTTGGAGTGGATCCCAGCGCTGATCCTGAGCTGGCCCTG GCCCTGCGTGTTTCTATGGAAGAGCAGCGGCAGCGGCAAGAGGAAGAGGCACGGCGGGCAGCTGCTGCCTCTGCCGCTGAGGCCGGGATTGCCACGGCCGGgactgaaggtgaaagag ACTCGGACGATGCCCTGCTGAAGATGACCATCAGCCAGCAGGAGTTTGGCCGCACTGGGCTCCCTGACCTGAGCAGTATGACTGAGGAGGAGCAGATTGCTTACGCCATGCAGATGTCCCTCCAGGGTGCTG AGTTTGGCCAGGCAGAGTCAGCTGACATGGACGCCAGTTCAGCCATGGACACATCTGAGCCCACCAAG GAGGAGGATGATTATGACGTGATGCAGGACCCCGAATTCCTCCAGAGTGTCTTGGAGAACCTTCCGGGCGTGGATCCCAACAATGAGGCCATTCGAAATGCTATGGGCTCCCTGGCCTCCCAGGCCACCAAAGATGGCAAGAAGGACAAGAAGGAGGAGGACAAGAAGTGA
- the PSMD4 gene encoding 26S proteasome non-ATPase regulatory subunit 4 isoform X2: MVLESTMVCVDNSEYMRNGDFLPTRLQAQQDAVNIVCHSKTRSNPENNVGLITLANDCEVLTTLTPDTGRILSKLHTVQPKGKITFCTGIRVAHLALKHRQGKNHKMRIIAFVGSPVEDNEKDLVKLAKRLKKEKVNVDIINFGEEEVNTEKLTAFVNTLNGKDGTGSHLVTVPPGPSLADALISSPILAGEGGAMLGLGASDFEFGVDPSADPELALALRVSMEEQRQRQEEEARRAAAASAAEAGIATAGTEDSDDALLKMTISQQEFGRTGLPDLSSMTEEEQIAYAMQMSLQGAEFGQAESADMDASSAMDTSEPTKEEDDYDVMQDPEFLQSVLENLPGVDPNNEAIRNAMGSLASQATKDGKKDKKEEDKK, encoded by the exons CGTGGACAACAGTGAGTACATGCGGAATGGGGACTTCTTACCCACCCGGCTGCAGGCCCAGCAGGATGCTGTCAATATAGTCTGTCACTCCAAGACCCGCAGCAACCCTGAGAACAACGTGGGCCTCATCACACTGGCCAA TGACTGTGAAGTGCTGACCACACTCACCCCAGACACTGGCCGCATCCTGTCTAAGCTTCACACTGTCCAGCCCAAGGGCAAGATCACCTTCTGCACTGGCATCCGCGTGGCCCAT CTGGCCTTGAAGCACCGGCAGGGCAAGAATCACAAGATGCGAATCATTGCCTTTGTGGGAAGCCCTGTGGAGGACAATGAGAAGGAT CTGGTGAAACTGGCTAAACGCCTCAAGAAGGAGAAAGTAAATGTTGACATTATCAATTTTGGGGAAGAG GAGGTAAACACAGAAAAGCTGACCGCTTTTGTAAACACATTGAATGGCAAAGATGGAACCGGTTCTCACCTGGTGACAGTGCCTCCTGGGCCCAGCTTGGCTGATGCCCTCATCAGCTCGCCCATTCTGGCTGGGGAAGGTGGTGCCATGCTGGGTCTTGGTGCCAGTGACTTTGAATTTGGAGTGGATCCCAGCGCTGATCCTGAGCTGGCCCTG GCCCTGCGTGTTTCTATGGAAGAGCAGCGGCAGCGGCAAGAGGAAGAGGCACGGCGGGCAGCTGCTGCCTCTGCCGCTGAGGCCGGGATTGCCACGGCCGGgactgaag ACTCGGACGATGCCCTGCTGAAGATGACCATCAGCCAGCAGGAGTTTGGCCGCACTGGGCTCCCTGACCTGAGCAGTATGACTGAGGAGGAGCAGATTGCTTACGCCATGCAGATGTCCCTCCAGGGTGCTG AGTTTGGCCAGGCAGAGTCAGCTGACATGGACGCCAGTTCAGCCATGGACACATCTGAGCCCACCAAG GAGGAGGATGATTATGACGTGATGCAGGACCCCGAATTCCTCCAGAGTGTCTTGGAGAACCTTCCGGGCGTGGATCCCAACAATGAGGCCATTCGAAATGCTATGGGCTCCCTGGCCTCCCAGGCCACCAAAGATGGCAAGAAGGACAAGAAGGAGGAGGACAAGAAGTGA